One genomic segment of Streptomyces liangshanensis includes these proteins:
- a CDS encoding 3' terminal RNA ribose 2'-O-methyltransferase Hen1, whose amino-acid sequence MFLTISTTGTPERPATDLGFLLHKHPEKAQTFSTAHGTAHVLYPEATAERCTAALLLEVDAVALVRRGKGRSRGGAPDAALAQYVNDRPYAASSLLAVALSTVFKSALRGDCRAMPERAAAPLPLRIEVPAVPARGGVDLVRQLFAPLGWTSVEARPVALDVTFPQWGESRYVQLVLEGEMRLADALRQLYVLLPVLDDAKHYWVAPDEVDKLLRAGEGWLAEHPEQKLITSRYLSRRWGLTRRAMERLELVRLAEADDIDVEALDNAVLETPDEEWEAAEARDAAPGTVPAEGPAPEAPAPEAAPDPARREPSLADRRREAILAALRDAGASTVLDLGCGQGQLVQALLKDVRFTHVMGVDVSVRALTIAARRLKLDRLGERQAARVSLTQGSLTYTDQRLKGYDAAVLSEVVEHLDLPRLPALEYAVFGAARPATVVVTTPNVEYNVRWETLPAGHVRHGDHRFEWTRAEFRDWAEEVAGRHGYTVAYVPVGPDDPEVGPPTQMAVFTLTRPTDSTTGTTRTTSTTTSSTSTTTEKGTTA is encoded by the coding sequence GTGTTCTTGACGATCAGTACGACCGGCACCCCGGAACGTCCCGCGACCGACCTCGGCTTCCTGCTGCACAAGCATCCCGAGAAGGCGCAGACGTTCTCCACCGCGCACGGCACCGCCCATGTGCTCTACCCCGAGGCGACCGCGGAGCGGTGCACAGCCGCGCTGCTGCTGGAGGTCGACGCGGTGGCCCTGGTACGGCGCGGCAAGGGCAGGAGCCGGGGCGGCGCGCCCGACGCGGCGCTCGCCCAGTACGTCAACGACCGGCCGTACGCGGCCTCCTCGCTGCTCGCGGTCGCGCTGAGCACGGTGTTCAAGAGCGCCCTGCGCGGCGACTGCAGGGCGATGCCCGAGCGGGCGGCCGCTCCGCTGCCGCTGCGCATCGAGGTGCCCGCCGTACCGGCGCGTGGCGGCGTCGACCTCGTCCGCCAGCTCTTCGCGCCGCTGGGCTGGACCTCCGTCGAGGCCCGCCCGGTCGCACTGGACGTGACGTTTCCTCAGTGGGGCGAGTCGCGTTACGTCCAGCTCGTCCTGGAGGGCGAGATGCGGCTGGCCGACGCGCTGCGCCAGCTGTACGTCCTGCTGCCGGTGCTCGACGACGCCAAGCACTACTGGGTCGCGCCCGACGAGGTGGACAAGCTGCTGCGCGCCGGTGAGGGCTGGCTCGCCGAGCACCCCGAACAGAAGCTGATCACCAGCCGCTACCTCTCCCGCCGCTGGGGACTGACCCGCCGGGCCATGGAGCGCCTGGAGCTGGTCCGGCTGGCCGAGGCGGACGACATCGACGTCGAGGCCCTCGACAATGCCGTCCTGGAGACCCCGGACGAGGAGTGGGAGGCCGCGGAGGCGCGGGACGCCGCGCCCGGCACCGTACCGGCGGAAGGACCCGCCCCGGAGGCACCCGCCCCGGAGGCGGCCCCCGACCCCGCCCGGAGGGAGCCGTCGCTCGCCGACCGGCGGCGCGAGGCGATCCTCGCCGCCCTGCGCGACGCGGGCGCGAGCACCGTGCTCGACCTCGGCTGCGGCCAGGGCCAGTTGGTGCAGGCACTGCTCAAGGACGTGCGGTTCACCCACGTCATGGGCGTCGACGTGTCCGTCCGCGCCCTGACCATCGCCGCGCGCCGCCTCAAGCTGGACCGGCTCGGCGAACGGCAGGCGGCCCGCGTCTCGTTGACGCAGGGCTCCCTGACGTACACGGACCAGCGGCTCAAGGGGTACGACGCGGCGGTGCTCAGCGAGGTCGTCGAGCACCTCGACCTGCCGCGCCTGCCGGCCCTGGAGTACGCGGTGTTCGGCGCGGCCCGCCCCGCGACGGTGGTCGTGACGACGCCCAACGTCGAGTACAACGTGCGCTGGGAGACCCTGCCCGCCGGGCACGTACGCCACGGCGACCACCGATTCGAGTGGACCCGCGCGGAGTTCCGCGACTGGGCCGAGGAGGTGGCCGGACGGCACGGCTACACGGTCGCGTACGTCCCCGTGGGACCCGACGACCCCGAGGTGGGCCCGCCCACCCAGATGGCCGTCTTCACGCTCACCCGCCCCACCGACAGCACGACCGGCACCACCCGTACGACCAGCACCACCACCAGCAGCACCAGCACCACCACCGAGAAGGGAACGACCGCATGA